Within Primulina tabacum isolate GXHZ01 chromosome 5, ASM2559414v2, whole genome shotgun sequence, the genomic segment TTTCTTTGTTTATGATGAATACatgtttaaagagaataaaattttcatcacaCACCTATTGCATGAGTTTCTGCTTGATATTTAGGCGCATGACCTTTGTTTGATTGGTAGCCATGAAGTAAATAGGGTCATTGAtaggatgcatgaatttttactatggttgcatatgaggagGTCTATTGGGTGGAATTGTGAATCATGCATCGaacataagaatttttatgttcataatgagtacaattttaaggagaataaattcGTCATTCTacattcattgcatgagttacgtactagtgatgcatatagtggtgtttttacctttgataaaatgaatgattttatgtgttggttgcacATGAAACGACATGTTGAGTGTGATTGGGGTATATGCATTACATACAGGAGAATGACATGTCGAGTGTATTCATATGTCAGgcatcagttatatcttattcctagtgaactaTGGTCATACACGTGTGTggatattattttggtgttgactaggtctaaggaggggagaaatctgatttttgtgatacttaatgatATCTTGTTGTTATTATTTGGTGTCATTTGTTACTTGATATGTGGAaaagttgatgagtttataGGAAAGACAATGGTGATGTTGGAAAGTCCAGTGTTGATGGAGCGAGCAAGcgatagcacctacaaacttgagtttaaaggtaagcatattagtcatacaattcttgttattactaacttgcttcatttttgtgtaggtatcaaagatttgaggacaaatccttttcaagaaggggaggatgatgcgaacacggatggtcaggcgccaaggaaagcatgggaccctttggagttgccggagggaccaatcacgaggggacgattgaagaagttcaaggaagcgttgcacggacttatgagcaatgaagaaggtcttacaagcaaggtgcaaagtgctggagggtttttgatgcatggaagtgagtttggaagtcacaagaacattattcaagtgatagatgaagttgagtccagCAGCATCGGCGCCCGAGTGGTCCAATATTaacgcccgagcgccatacttactgtccgagcgcgagtagtacagaagccttggcgctcgagcggtaatattctaccgcccgagcgcgagtcagTTTCGGAAAGAATCCTActttcctattttagagtttttattatcttggcaagtagattttatatctttttgatttggtatcaatatatagacgaattttattgattgaaaacaacttttgttcattattgattgagtttataaaaacttttttgagaattctctcaaaaacaagcttaagtttcgttataacttttgcgttgtatcaaatcaaacttatcaaaagatttatcttttgtgcgtttgtcaatcgaatatcacgagggttgccaaggacgggttctttggaggttctcttgaacgagattgtttctatcgttgatgaattgttgctagaccgcgtgatctagaggcgattttcacacctatcaattacttgtttcaaagatcgggaaaaattaaagatctcgtgggcgggatcgcattagagggggagaaatgtaaggcccgagaatttgattatcataatcagatttgttttgttgataattaaggtAACTGTAGACGCCttgtatcggaccggaagagacgAGAAAGTAGATGCAAATTATAGATATGAGAtgaactcggcgcatatgcgccactagaccggcgcacatgcgcgaaaagtACAGAAgtattggcgcacatgcgcgagataaggcgcgcatatgcgcgacacctccagagactttggcgcacatgcgcgagatgaagcgcgcatatgcgcgaggtattgatgccgagacaatatgtctcgcgcatatgcgcgagttaagggcgcgcatatgcgcgagaggtccagcaTGCACactaagttgacacatggcatgagcTATATAATGTGTAACACTTATATTTCTTCATCTCCATCAGCAATAACTGAGAGAAAGAGATTCAGAAAAGCTCCAAGTTCTCCCTAGCTTAGAATTGTGATTGTCTCACATTTAGttatccgattttcgatccgaggtGATATTCGTACTCCTCTTGCTATTGGCTACAAAAGGAAGTAAGTATTGTTaactttcaacatgttttgaagttaagatgttgaagaaatcagatattgatggttattatgtattCTTGTGATGTCTCTGAACGTATATTTCAAAACGGATCGAAGAAAGATTATCGTATgtgattattttgtattttcagaaaatgggTATAGgggattatgcagattttgaagtGTGGTGAATGATTATTGAGAATTGGGAATTgttgatattatatatatgttattgagttgatcggtatcgaaataatacgtcgttatgccgtccaaaatgtaccgagaatgaatattgttaagtacatgtatggattgaatggaatgttgatcttgtatctattgaacattaccatttcagattcattgtgcctcacttcgacttcgagacctcgacatcgataaaagttcaacaagaaaggtatgatgcatgttttgtttggggaaaacaccactcaaatgagattcagtttgagtttcccaacaaaatcacatactagaattattgtttatctttttatatgattgtgatttgtttatagatttatattcaaatctcttgatatgatgatgtcttgtttatagatttatattcaagcctttgagataggagagtcattggcagacttgccaaactagatgttcggtggtatcgacgcttcggattagattcactccgattgtagacattcgatacagacatgaccgaagtctaggaataagacatacagttaccccgattgggagggtaggtgacagacagtgacgtcttattcacaccgggatccctagaatagagtcgattcgagtcaagacatgatttgatttgaattgcatgtttagatagatcggtttcatagactatggaaccattgttattgctttcttgcatgatttatgatttcgtatcagcatgtatacatgttttatactgggatttgttctcaccggagtttccggctgttgttatgtttgtatgtgtgcataacaacaggtggggcaggatctgggtcacgtcagagatgagataaagatagtgtggtgactacgggcgcagaagatcactagtgatgatgttgtactagatttgtactactctagtttatggtttgtattaaacactagtgatgtgtttgtagtaaaaacatgacatgtatattatatgtgttgtaatgaaataaagaaagatattatgcttagtatttacatttgaattaatgttaaaaaacgaaaatttgacccacattttgaataaagatccaattaatcccgaaaagaattgagttagagcccggttCCCCACATTCAGGTTGTGCCAATGGTTTTTCTCCAATCTCATTCCAACATATCGGCGATCGACACCTTctaccatacaaagcttcaaatggtgccattccaatagtcgtttggaaactgttgttgtatgagaattctACCAATGATAGAGATTCTTCTTGCCAATTACCTCCGAAATCCATAACTACCGACCGAAGCATATATTCCAAAGTCTGAATGGTTCTTTCTGTCTGACCATCAGTTTGGAGATCATAAGCTGTGCTCATAGCCAACTTAGTTCCCAAAGCATTCTGAAGACTGCTCCAAAACTTAGAtgcaaatcttggatctctatcAGACACAATAGACACTGGAACTCCATGCAACCGAACCACATTATCCAAATATAACCTTGCCATTTTCTTGTAAGGATAGGTAAGATCATATGGaatgaaatgtgctgacttggaCAATCTATCAACTATAACCCAGAtagcatcacaacctctgaTAGACCTGGGTAAGTGAGTTACAAAGTCCAttgcaatatgttcccaattccattgcGGTATTTCTAAACTCTGTAACAtacctccaggtttcattctctcagctttcacctgttggcatgTCAAACATCTTGCTACAAATTCAgaaatgtctttcttcatcgcATCCCACCAAAAATAAGGTCTCAATATCTGGTACATCCTACGATTACCAGGATGAACACTATGGCGACTACAATGCGCCTCTTGAAGCAATGCTTCTCTCAATTCCGCAACATTTTGTACCACTAATCTGTTATTCATTCGCAAACAACCATCTGATGAGACATTATACTTATCTGGATTACCAGACAAAACCAACTCTTTTGATTTCTGAACTTTTGGATCTGTCTTTTGAGCCTTTTTAATTTCAGCAATAATCTGTGGCTCAAACTGCAAtgcagaaaaaataaaataattatcttgtggCTGAAAATTCCATCCAGAAGTACACAATTCATCATGATTCTGCCAAATATGAATGGATGCTAACATGCCATCCTGATACTTCCGGCTTAATGCATCTGCAACCTGATTCATCTTCCCTGGTTGATACTGTATTTCACATTCAAAATCCTTCAATAGATCTAACCAACGtctctgcctcatattcagatcTGACTGAgtaaacagatatttcaaactcttatgatctgaGTAAATAATAAACTGttcaccatatagatagtgtcgccaaattttcaaggcaaaaacaATGGCTGCaagttcaagatcatgaactGGATATCGGGATTCATGTATCTTTAGTTGCCTCGAAGCATAGGCAATAACCTTTCCATGTTGCATCAATACACATCCCAATCCTTTAGCTGATGCATCTGTACAAACCACAAATCCACCTGATCCAAACGGCAACGCCAACACTGGTGCTGTCGTCAATTTGTCTTTCAGTTTCAGAAAACTCTGCTCACACTCTTCTGACCAAATAAATCTTGCATCCTTCTTGGTCAGTTGCGTGATAGGTCGGGAAATATGAGAAAACCCTTCAATGAATCGTCTGTAATACCCGGCCAATCCCAAAAAACTTCGAACCTCTGGTACATTGGTTGGTCTAGTCCAATTCAAGACCGCTTCAATTTTACTTGGATCGACGGATATTCCTTTGGCTGATATCACATGACCCAAAAATATGATTTGATCcgaccagaattcacactttgACAATTTAACATACAACTGAGCATCACGAAGTGTTTGAAGAACTAATCTCAAATGCTCTCTATGTTCCTTTCTTGACTTCGAATACACCagtatatcatcaataaaaacaataacaaacttgTCCAGAAAATTcctgaacactcggttcattaaatccataaatactGCTGGTGCAttagtcaacccaaatggcataaccaaaaattcataatgcccgtaTCTGGTTCTAAAATCTGTCTTAGGAACATCTTCTTCTCTAACTCGAATTTGATGGTATCCTGATCGAAGATCAATTTTCGAATATACTGAAGTTCCctgtaattgatcaaacaaatcatcgattctaggcaaagggtatttattcttgacggTGACCtgattcaattgcctataatcaatgcacattctcatggaaccatctttctttttaacaAACAAAACAGGGGCTCCCCAAGGTGACATACTAGGTCGTATGTATCCTTTTTCCAGTAAATCCTGCAATTGCTCTTTCAACTCTTTAAGTTCTGcaggtgccattctatacggagctttTGAAATTGGAGCAgttcctggcatcaattcaatgttAAAATCAAGCTCTCTCTGCGGTGGAAAACATGGTATCTCCTCCAGAAAGACATCAGAAAATTCTTTCACCACTGGTATATCAGACAATCTCGGCTCTTCCTTCAAAGCATCCGcagcataaatcatatatccctCATTTCCTAAGGATAATAGCTTAAACATTTCCATCGCTGAAACTAAAGGTATTTTAGCTTACGATCCTcgaccataaaaattccatttgtCACCAAAATGAGGTCGAAAACGTACTACACCATGAAAACAGTCTACAGTAGCTCGATAATTTGTCAAGGTATCCATACCAttgatacaatcaaagtcataCATCGGTTAACACAATCAAATTAGAAATCATAATACCGTCACCGAAATGAAATACACAGTTCAACACAATCTGCCCTGATAAAATCACTTTACCGGCTGGAGTGGACACAGATGCAAACTCATGCAATGATGTAGTCACAAAGTCATATTCATCAACAAAATTGGATGCGAGGAAAgagtgagatgctcctgtatcaaataaaactcGTGCAGTGTAACCATTAATTAAAAAAGTACCTGCAATTACACCACCTGGAGCCTCTCTGGCTTGATCCTCTGTCAAAGCATACACTCTAGCCTGTTGTGGACCTGGGAATGATTGAGGTGCATTACCCCGAACCTGTGGATAATTGGACTGCTGAAAAGACTGCGCAGGAGTAAAGGGTCTCTGAGACAAACCACCCGAAAAACCACCTCTGTTCTGAGGAAACTGTTGTGGTCTCATCTGCCCTTGAGTACGGTTTGGACAAgatctagcaaagtgtcctttcTGACCGCAATTATGATATGTACCATGTACACCACCACACTGAGATGTATGATGTCTACCTCCACAACGCTCACAATACACCAATGAATATTGATTCCCTGAAAAAGGCGTCCCTGATACACTTTTAGATCCACTTGAGCTAGATGAACTCGACTGACCTTTCTTCTTGAAGTTCTTTCCTCTGGGCTTTAACCTTTGAGGTTTTTGGTGTTGGAAGAACTGCTGCTGCTGGAAAGGCTGCTGAGGTACATAAGATGATGTACCCATTGGTAATTGCATACCTCCACTGGGTATCTGTAAAGTCTGCTGTTGATTATCTCTTTGAAATCCTGCTTCTAATCTTATTGCCTTGTTGACTGCATCGGCATAGCTAACCGGATTACTAGCCAGAACCAAGGAATATAAATGAGAACCCAATCCTTCCAGAAATTTCTCCATTTTTGCCCCATCATTACCGGCGATATGCGGCACGTAAATCAATAAAGATGATAATTGTCGAGCATATTCCGCAACTGGTAAATTACCCTGAACCAATTTATGAAATGCAGATGATTTGGCAGCATAATAAGAAGGCGGAGAATACTCTTGTCTGAACTGAGTACTGAAAACATCCCAAGTAATAACTGTGCCAGCAGCACGCAAAGCCCTGGCAGTAGCCTCCCACCAACGTTCAGCATTGTCCCTCAGCTGAAGAACTACTAATTTTACTCTTCGGTTGGAATCATATTCCACCAAATCAAACAAATTATTCATGGCCCTTAACCAACTTTCAGCTTTTTCATTACCTCCGGAGCCATCAAAGATAGGAGGATTCAGATTCTGAAATCTCGATACCACCAATTCCATATCATTCACTCTACGGGTGATCTGTTCAACTTCCACATTAACATTCTGTACTGCTTCACCAGTATGTCGACCACGTCTACCTCGAGCATTCACATCAATACCATCCATATTCTAAGCACCAGACTCTTGAACCACTTCTTTACCTTTCCTACCTCTCGGTGCCATTCTACAAAACCAAAGTTAATTCCCAAAATATTCAttaacttcaaaataattcaaagcaCCGAAAAGGAAATGCCAAAATGCTCAAGAATCCATTACCTACTAATGCCAAAACATGTTCATCTCTAAAATACTAACATGCAATTCAAACCAGGCAAAAGCAAGTAATTCCAAATAATCAATCACATGCGCACAATTTATTTGTGCCTAGACTCGAGTGCACTAACTCTATATGAGCGTATCCCAgtctatgctctgataccaaactgTGAGGGCCTTGTTCctgattaatattttattaacacACAATCAGGATTAATTagtgtaaacagcgaaaacgagttAAGATTTTGCTTTTTGGCCCaatagaaatttcggcatgacctccccgtaaataggacataccgaaaaaatataaaataaccaAAACGACTAAATCAAAACTCTCAACAAACATCCAATACGAAACAATGCCAACCAGGCACAATCACAACAACGATCCTCCACAAACACAATATACAACTACTCGGGGCATACCCTGGTAATACATAGACTCcataatacataaatataatatctaggGACTCGATGACTGAACTCACAGAGAAAAACAATAAAGGCTTGAGCTCAAAACTCAAAGAGCTCTAGCGCCCCTCGGTGCTTCATCCTGAGCAGCCGAAGACAAACCACCTGCATGACCTGCTATGAAAACACAGAACAAACCACAGCAGTCCCAAAGGATAGGGGTCAAACCCCAGTACgaagatcaaataaattacAGCATATATAAATGACATGTAATGAAatcaatgcaatgcatgtaCGGGTGCAAGATGTCTGGATATCAGGAGTCAAAGGATCGATATCAACAATCATAATATATGCTCGAGCTGGTCCACGACTCAGCGGACAGTGTCTGGGGATATGGCTTCACACTTTATGCCAGCAACTACCTAAGCCGGACCGAGTCAAGGTGCCCAAAATCCACAAGacacaatataatatcatatacagaTCTCAATCGAATATCAACGGGTATCAATAACTGAAGGGCTCAATATGAATGTGTGCTCAACAATGTATCTCAATCCATATATTATtccaatatatttgaaaatcatgttttattttaagaaaacgaggaATAATCTTAAATTTGCATCCAAATTCCACAAAGAGCACATAATCACATAATTCACATAAAATCAATTAACTCACATCAATTAAATTACACGTCGACATAGACGCTGTAAGAAATCGATCAATCCGTACCTTaaccttcaaattaaattaccacAATAATTACGAAGACCTCGGCGCTTCCTGGTTATCAAAACCTGTggcaattaatttattttcatcAATTAAATACTCAACTCTTATCCAATTACAATTTACAAATTCCAGCTTGTACCTATGATCGATTTTAAGGTCATAACTCAATCAAAACCTAACCGAATTACACTTATCATATATGGCTGAAATCCTAACTCAAAATCCCACAATTCATCAGAAGATACCGACACAAAAATCGGTCATCTAGATGCTGATAAAAACCAAAAACAAGAAACTTTGAAAACAATAAATCTGTACAGATTCTAGTTCGACACCTTGtagcataaaattcatatttaattCATTATTGACCCAATTCAAAATCCGCCAATTGCAAatgaaagaaaactcaaatatttaagttttcttAGAAGAAATCATTCCCAAAATCTTAGTAGATAATTCCAGAATTAAGCAAGAACATGTTGTTACTCACCAACTCGCAGACTGAATTCCCAGACTGAGCAGTTTCGGTAAAATGAGCATAACTCcctcaattcttaatggaatttaacggGTCAATTATCTTTTCGAAGACAAGACATAGCTCTACAACTTTCATTTAGATCACAAGTCCGGAATCCGAGTGAAAACAGGTCTCAAACTCGAATTACAAAATGTCTTCTGCACGCATCAGTACAGAGTTCGGTTTTTGACACATTatggtagaaaaatcatatcaaatcagtTTCTTATTGTAATTACGATTTGCCAGTTGCTTTAGGAAGCTAACACAACGTTCTACAAGTTTTATTTGAACCACAAGTCGATATTCTTCGTCTAACATACCCAAATATCCAAAAAAACTAGACACCAAAATCTCGAAATATCACAGTAGCTAAGAATGAAACCCATGAAAAAATTTGCAACTCTAGGCTTAGGGATTACCTTCCAAATCTTCCTATAAACTGAAATGAAGCAAGAATTAGCCTCTACAATCCTCCAAAGAACAAATAAGAAGGCAAGCAAGGGGCTGGAAAAATGTTGCAGTAGCAACACGCAGCTCGCTGCACAATGGAAGAGCTCGTCTCTTCTTCGATTCAAACAAGGAACAAGGTGCACGAGCTTCAGCTGATGGTTGCTGGATAAATTACTGTCAGCTATGGTGGTTGAACCACAAGACAAGAAGAAGGTAGCTAGTGAAGAGGGTGAGGCGTGAGGTAGGGTTGAGGAGAAGACTTACGGGAATGGTGAAGGGGAAATGGGTTTCCTTATAAAATAACCCATAAAAATATACACCCCACAAATATATAAATACGCATTTGCAATTATTAAATGTTTGCTCAAAATGCTAGACTGTGATCCGGTCCAATTTATTTCAACTCCCGTGTGCTATTTAATTCCGACATGTATTTTAATATCGTTTATACTTCCGATATTTTCTAATACACATTTTTAACACACGATtaaatttatttagcttaattattttaatttcgcactttaaaataataaaaatcaattcTTGCCAaataattgagtaattaatatCAGGTCATCACATTCTCCCTCTCTAACAAAGATTTCGCCCTCGAAATCAGAACATTCAATACAAATAAGATAAAAGGAATTCAAATTTACATTACTGCTAACAAAGATTTCGCCCTCGAAATCAGAACATTCAATACAAATAAGATAAAAGGAATTCAAATTTACATTACTGCTAGTACATAGGAAACTCAGAGTACATGGAGTAATTTGTCACATTCTCAAACAAATGAGGCCATTCTTGACGCATTCTAGCCTCGAGCTCCCATGTTGCCTCTTCTGTCCCATGTTTACTCCACTGCACCATAACTAGAGGAATCGTCTTATTACGAAGCTGCTTTTCTTTGCGATCAAAAATTTGCAAAGGATACTCAACATAGCTAAGAGAACTATCTAACTCCACATTCTCGTGTCTCAGAACATGAGATGGATCTGGctcatacttccgcagcatagatacatgaaacacatcatgtatAGCAGACAAACTCTGCGGCAAGTTCAATCTATAAGCCAACAAACCGATCCTCTCAACGATAGTATATGgtccaatataacgtggagctAACTTTCCCTTTTTCCCAAATCTCGTTGTGCCGCGAAATGGTGACACCTTTAGAAAAACTTGATCACCGACTTGAAATTCCAAAGGTCTACACCTTTTATTTGCATAGCTAGCTTGACGATCCTGAGATGCTTTCATTCTTTTTCTGATCAAATCAATCTTTTCATTCATCTCTTCAACAAATTCAGGTTGTGCCAATGGTTTTTCTCCAATCTCATTCCAACATATCGGCGATCGACACCTTctaccatacaaagcttcaaatggtgccattccaatagtcgtttggaaactgttgttgtatgagaattctACCAATGATAGAGATTCTTCTTGCCAATTACCTCCGAAATCCATAACTACCGACCGAAGCATATATTCCAAAGTCTGAATGGTTCTTTCTGTCTGACCATCAGTTTGGAGATCATAAGCTGTGCTCATAGCCAACTTAGTTCCCAAAGCATTCTGAAGACTGCTCCAAAACTTAGAtgcaaatcttggatctctatcAGACACAATAGACACTGGAACTCCATGCAACCGAACCACATTATCCAAATATAACCTTGCCATTTTCTTGTAAGGATAGGTACGATCATATGGaatgaaatgtgctgacttggaCAATCTATCAACTATAACCCAGAtagcatcacaacctctgaTAGACCTGGGTAAGTGAGTTAAAAAGTCCATTGCAATATGTTCCCAGTTCCATTGCGGTATTTCTAAACTCTGTAACAtacctccaggtttcattctctcagctttcacctgttggcatgTCAAACATCTTGCTACAAATTCAgaaatgtctttcttcatcgcATCCCACCAGAAATAAGGTCTCAATATCTGGTACATCCTACGATTACCAggatgaacactatgacgactACAATGCGCCTCTTGAAGCAATGCTTCTCTCAATTCTGCAACATTTGGTACCACTAATCTGTTATTCATTCGCAAACAACCATCTGATGAGACATTATACTTATCTGGATTACCAGACAAAACCAACTCTTTTGATTTCTGAACTTTTGGATCTGTCTTTTGAGCCTTTTTAATTTCAGCAATAATCTGTTGCTCAAACTGCAAtgcagaaaaaataaaataattatcttgtggCTGAAAATTCCATCCAGAAGTACACAATTCATCATGATTCTGCCAAATATGAATGGATGCTAACATGCCATCCTGATACTTCCGGCTTAATGCATCTGCAACCTGATTCATCTTCCCTGGTTGATACTGTATTTCACAGTCAAAATCCTTCAATAGATCTAACCAACGtctctgcctcatattcagctctgactgagtaaacagatatttcaaaactCTTATGATCTGAGTAAATAATAAACTGttcaccatatagatagtgtcgccaaattttcaaggcaaaaacaATGGCTGCaagttcaagatcatgaactGGATATCGGGATTCATGTATCTTTAGTTGCCTCGAAGCATAGGCAATAACCTTTCCATGTTGCATCAATACACATCCCAATCCTTTAGCTGATGCATCTGTACAAACCACAAATCCACCTGATCCAGACGGCAACGCCAACACTGGTGTTGTCGTCAATTTCTCTTTCAGTTTCAGAAAACTCTGCTCACACTCTTCTGACCAAATAAATCTTGCATCCTTCTTGGTCAGTTGCGTGATAGGTCGGGAAATCTGAGAAAACCCTTCAATGAAATCGTCTGTAATACCCGGCCAATCCCATAAAACTTCGAACCTCTGGTACATTGGTTGGTCTAGTCCAATTCAAGACCGCTTCAATTTTACTTGGATCGACGGATATTCCTTTGGCTGATATCACATGACCCAAAAATATGATTTgatccaaccaaaattcacactttgacaatttagcatacaactgAGCATCACGAAGTGTTTGAAGAACTAATCTCAAATGCTCTCTATGT encodes:
- the LOC142547421 gene encoding uncharacterized protein LOC142547421 isoform X2; the protein is MDGIDVNARGRRGRHTGEAVQNVNVEVEQITRRVNDMELVVSRFQNLNPPIFDGSGGNEKAESWLRAMNNLFDLVEYDSNRRVKLVVLQLRDNAERWWEATARALRAAGTVITWDVFSTQFRQEYSPPSYYAAKSSAFHKLVQGNLPVAEYARQLSSLLIYVPHIAGNDGAKMEKFLEGLGSHLYSLVLASNPVSYADAVNKAIRLEAGFQRDNQQQTLQIPSGGMQLPMGTSSYVPQQPFQQQQFFQHQKPQRLKPRGKNFKKKGQSSSSSSSGSKSVSGTPFSGNQYSLVYCERCGGRHHTSQCGGVHGTYHNCGQKGHFARSCPNRTQGQMRPQQFPQNRGGFSGGLSQRPFTPAQSFQQSNYPQVRGNAPQSFPGPQQARVYALTEDQAREAPGGVIAGHVGGLSSAAQDEAPRGARAL
- the LOC142547421 gene encoding uncharacterized protein LOC142547421 isoform X1; translated protein: MDGIDVNARGRRGRHTGEAVQNVNVEVEQITRRVNDMELVVSRFQNLNPPIFDGSGGNEKAESWLRAMNNLFDLVEYDSNRRVKLVVLQLRDNAERWWEATARALRAAGTVITWDVFSTQFRQEYSPPSYYAAKSSAFHKLVQGNLPVAEYARQLSSLLIYVPHIAGNDGAKMEKFLEGLGSHLYSLVLASNPVSYADAVNKAIRLEAGFQRDNQQQTLQIPSGGMQLPMGTSSYVPQQPFQQQQFFQHQKPQRLKPRGKNFKKKGQSSSSSSSGSKSVSGTPFSGNQYSLVYCERCGGRHHTSQCGGVHGTYHNCGQKGHFARSCPNRTQGQMRPQQFPQNRGGFSGGLSQRPFTPAQSFQQSNYPQVRGNAPQSFPGPQQARVYALTEDQAREAPGGVIAGTFLINGYTARVLFDTGASHSFLASNFVDEYDFVTTSLHEFASVSTPAGKVILSGQIVLNCVFHFGDGIMISNLIVLTDV